Below is a window of Syntrophomonas wolfei subsp. wolfei str. Goettingen G311 DNA.
TAAAAAAATATGCAGAGCAAACCGATTTCAATGAAATCAGAAAACCTAAAAGAGGACGACCTTCGAAGCTTGACCCGGTAAAACCGATAATTGACGCCTGGCTTAAAGAAGACCTGAACCGGCCAGTTAAACAACGGCACACTGCTCGGCGCATCTACGACCGGCTGTGTGATGAACATCAGGATATATTTAATGCTTGTGAAAGAACTGTTCGCACTTATGTATCTGCCAGAAAAAAAGAACTATACGGTGAAGAAGAAGGCTACCTTCCCCTGGAACACCCAGCAGGAGAAGCGCAGGTAGACTTCGGCGAAATCGTCATGATTGAGCAAGGCCAGAAAGTCAAAGGATATGAATTAATTCTTTCGCTGCCGTATAGTAATGCTGGGTATCCCCAGATATTTCGGGGTCAGAACCAGGAATGCCTGTTAACCGGACTAAAAGACATATTTGAATATTTAGAGCATGTTCCCCGGATAATCTGGTTTGATAATATGTCAGCGGCAGTTGCTGGTATTGGGGAAAAAGGAGAGCGGAAACTAGTAGACCAATTTTACCGCTTCGCCCTCCACTACGGCTTTAAGCCCCAATTTTGCAACCCCGGTAAAGGGCACGAAAAAGGCCATGTTGAAAACAAGGTGGGTTACAGCCGCAGGAACTACTTTGTACCCGAACCCAGTTTTAGTGATATTGAAGAATTTAACCAGGGACTTTTTGCCGTGGCTGAAAAAGACCACTGCCGGAAACATTACCGTAAAGGCCGGGTAATAAATGAGCTTCTCCAAGATGACCTTACAGCCATGCTACCCCTGCCGGCCAAACCATTTACGATCGGCCGTATGCAGAAATTATCGGCCAACAAATACGGCAAAGTCTGTGTTGATACAAACGTATATTCGTAAGCGTCAAAAACTTCACACATACCAGTGTCCCAGTAAAGATGAGACAATAAACCTGAACAAAAAACAAGGAGATGTTCAGGAATGGTCAATAACGATCTGCGCAGCCTGTGGGAACAGCGTCTGGCAGACTATGAAACCAGCGGTAAAAGCATAGCTACCTGGTGTAGGGAACATTCAATTAGGAACAACCAGTTCTATTACTGGCGTAAAAAACTGCGTATGGACCAGGTTGAAAATAACCAACCAGTTAAATGGCTTCCCCTGGAAGTAGAGCAAGCAAACCTTGCTCCCGGTTCCATAGGCGTTCATGTTGGGCAGGCAACAGTTGAGATTAAACCAGGCTTTGATCCCCACCTGTTGCGCCAAATCGTAAAGGTTCTACAAACCATATGATCAGTGAAATATCAAACCGACTGGTTTACCTGGCCTGCGGTAGCACTGATCTTAGAAAATCGATTGACGGATTGGCAGTACTGGTTAAAGAATCATTCCATTTAGATCCCTTTAGCCCCTGCCTATTTGTATTTTGTAATCGTAAACGTGACAAACTCAAAATTCTACAGTGGGAGCATAACGGGTTCTGGCTGCATTACCGGCGTCTGGAGCGGGGCAAATTTGACTGGCCCACCGCCCATACCGATGTGGTCAGTATCAGCTACCGTGAATTCCGTTGGCTCCTGGATGGCTTGTCACTAAAACAAAATCAGGCTCATAAAGCAGTTAAACAAAGAGTTATTCTTTAACAGAAAAACAGCTCTAAGCCCGGATATTCCGGCATTTTCGTGGTGCAATAATACCGCTTTTATGGTATAATTTATCTATGAACATGCAAGATAATTCGGCTCAGATAATTGAACAACTTAATGATAAAATCCTTATGCAGGAACAACAGATTGCTGAACTTAATGCCAAGGTAAAGTGGTATGAGGAGCAATATCGCTTAAGTCGCCAAAAACAGTTTGGTACTTCCAGTGAGAAAACTACTCCCGAACAGATTAATCTGTTTAATGAAGCTGAAGATATTGTTGACCCCGAAATTAAAGAACCAGATATCGAAACCATTACCTATGAGCGTAAGAAAAAGCAGCCTGGTCAAAAAGCTGATAAGCTTAAAGACCTTCCGGTTGAAGTAATTGAATACCGACTTTTAGAACATGAGCAAGTCTGCCCCTGCTGCCAGGGTTCCCTTCATGAAATGAGTACCCAGATCAGACAGGAGATAAAGGTAATACCTGCTCAGGTAAAAGTAGTACAGCATGTTCAATACATATATTCCTGCCGCCAGTGTGAGAAAGAAAATATTACGACACCGATAATCAAAGCACAAATGCCTAACCCCATATTACCAGGCAGTTTGGCATCCCCCTCCATACTGGCATATATTATGGATCAAAAATATACCAACAGTATGCCGTTATATCGTCAGGAACAGCAGTTATCCCGTCTGGGAATAGAGCTGTCCCGCCAGACCATGGCAAACTGGGTTTTAAACGTTGCCGACCCCTGGTTAAAGATAATTTACGACCGCCTGCATGTGGAGTTGCTTGATAGAGATATCCTGCACGCGGACGAAACAACCTTGCAGGTATTAAAAGAACCGGGGCGTTCAGCCGAAACTAAATCCTATATGTGGTTATATCGTACCGGAAGAGATGGACCACCAATTGTCCTGTACGAATATCAGACCACCAGAGCCAGTAAACATCCGGACCGATTTCTGTCTGGTTTTAAAGGATATCTACAAACTGATGGTTACAGTGCCTATGGTAAACTGACCGGCATAACGCTGGTCGGCTGCTGGGCGCATGCACGCAGAAAATTCACCGAAGCCCTTAAAGCATTGCCGGCTGCCCAAAAAGATAAACCGGTAGCAGCCAGTGTGGGGTTGGAATACTGCAATAGATTATTTGCTATTGAACGTCAGTTAAAAGATGTATCTGATAAAGAACGTTATGATAAACGGTTGGAAAAAAGCAAACCGTTACTTGACGAATTCTATATATGGCTTAAAAAGCAAAAGCAACAAACCCTTCCCAAAAGCACCTTTGGTCAGGCTATTACTTACTGCCTGAACCAGTGGGATTGTTTAAACAGCTTCCTGCTGGATGGCAGGTTGGAGATAGATAATAATCGTGCCGAACGTTCAATTAAACCCTTCGTAATAGGAAGGAAAAATTGGCTGTTTACAAATACCCCCAGGGGTGCTAGAGGCAGTGCAATTATATACAGCGTAATTGAAACGGCCAAGGAGAATAACCTAAAGCCTTACAATTATATGTTTTATCTGTTTGAGCAGTTGCCCAATGTTGATACGGGTGATCAAGCTGCCATTGACCGCTTGTTGCCCTGGTCTGATACACTGCCCGAGGAGTGCGGAATGCCCCAGGAGAATATTACCTCAAGTAGTTCCTGAGGGCTAGGTGTGCGCTATTTGACGGTTACGTATATTCCGCATCACCCCAGGTGGCAAATAAAGAACTATATATGAGGCTAGGTGCCCATCAGGTGGAACTATTAAACGAACAATACCAGCCTATCGTAAAACATAAACGATTATATGGCCAGAATCAGGAACTAATGGATTGGCTGCCTTACCTAACTACACTGGCCAAACGCCCTAATGCTTTGAAATATACTGGATTTTATCGCGAACTACCTGACCCCTGGCAGGACTATTTTAATAATCTGGATTACGCGGAAAAAAAGAAGAGCCTAAATCTTTTAGTACGTATGATAACCGAAACAGATATGGATACAGCAACCATATGCTTGCTGGAGACATTAGATTCCGGCAAAGCAGATGCTGACAGTATCCTGTTAAGCTACCGCCGATTAACCGAACCAACCTTTAATGATTTTTTGCCGTTATTATCTGCCGGCATAAATTCACCGGCAATATATACTCCTGATCTGACCTGCTATGATACTTTCCTGAAAGCAGGTGAGTGCAGATGAAAGAATTGATTAAAGACTATTGCAAGCAATTACGCTGGGGGAACAGCATAGTACAGAACTATGCAGATATTAAGGCTGATACCCACGAAGAGTTTCTGGCTAAACTTTTAGAAATAGAGGTTAAGGGACGGGAATTAAACCGTAAAAACCGCTGTTTAAGACAAGCCGGTTTTGATGTAATAAAAACCTTTAATGGCTACAGTTTTGATCATATTGAGATACCGGCATCAATACCATTAGATGATTTGAAAACTGCAGCCCTCCTAAAAAACAGGGAAAACCTGATTCTATATGGCCCGGTGGGAACGGGCAAAACCCATATGGCTACCGCCATCGGTGTAGAAGCCTGTAATCAAGGAAAGAAGGTGGGATTTTATAGAACATCAACCCTGGTCAACGAGTTAAATGATGCTCAAAATGCTGGTAATCTGGGCAAAATGCTAAAGCAACTGGCGAAGCTGGATTTACTAATTTGCGATGAATGGGGTTATATTCCCCTGGATCGCCAGGGTGCGCAGCTACTCTTTCAGGTAGTAGCTGATTGCTATGAAAAACGCAGTATTATTATCACTACCAACTTAGAGTTTAGTAAATGGAATGGCATATTCTACGATGAGAAGTTAACCAGTGCGATTATTGACCGCTTAATCCACCATAGTCATCTACTGGTTTTTGGTGGACAAAGCTACAGACTTACACATTCCACGATAAGGAAATAGTGGAAACTGGGGTGCTGGATTTATTTTTTGCCGTTTGATGTATTTTATACTTGCCAAACACACCCAAAATACTATTTTTCTCATAATTTGCCACAGCAT
It encodes the following:
- the istA gene encoding IS21 family transposase; amino-acid sequence: MLTMIQQYHIKHLNFHKGKSLRSIAEETGHDFRTVKKYAEQTDFNEIRKPKRGRPSKLDPVKPIIDAWLKEDLNRPVKQRHTARRIYDRLCDEHQDIFNACERTVRTYVSARKKELYGEEEGYLPLEHPAGEAQVDFGEIVMIEQGQKVKGYELILSLPYSNAGYPQIFRGQNQECLLTGLKDIFEYLEHVPRIIWFDNMSAAVAGIGEKGERKLVDQFYRFALHYGFKPQFCNPGKGHEKGHVENKVGYSRRNYFVPEPSFSDIEEFNQGLFAVAEKDHCRKHYRKGRVINELLQDDLTAMLPLPAKPFTIGRMQKLSANKYGKVCVDTNVYS
- the tnpA gene encoding IS66 family insertion sequence element accessory protein TnpA translates to MVNNDLRSLWEQRLADYETSGKSIATWCREHSIRNNQFYYWRKKLRMDQVENNQPVKWLPLEVEQANLAPGSIGVHVGQATVEIKPGFDPHLLRQIVKVLQTI
- the tnpB gene encoding IS66 family insertion sequence element accessory protein TnpB (TnpB, as the term is used for proteins encoded by IS66 family insertion elements, is considered an accessory protein, since TnpC, encoded by a neighboring gene, is a DDE family transposase.) is translated as MISEISNRLVYLACGSTDLRKSIDGLAVLVKESFHLDPFSPCLFVFCNRKRDKLKILQWEHNGFWLHYRRLERGKFDWPTAHTDVVSISYREFRWLLDGLSLKQNQAHKAVKQRVIL
- a CDS encoding IS66-like element ISSwo2 family transposase, coding for MNMQDNSAQIIEQLNDKILMQEQQIAELNAKVKWYEEQYRLSRQKQFGTSSEKTTPEQINLFNEAEDIVDPEIKEPDIETITYERKKKQPGQKADKLKDLPVEVIEYRLLEHEQVCPCCQGSLHEMSTQIRQEIKVIPAQVKVVQHVQYIYSCRQCEKENITTPIIKAQMPNPILPGSLASPSILAYIMDQKYTNSMPLYRQEQQLSRLGIELSRQTMANWVLNVADPWLKIIYDRLHVELLDRDILHADETTLQVLKEPGRSAETKSYMWLYRTGRDGPPIVLYEYQTTRASKHPDRFLSGFKGYLQTDGYSAYGKLTGITLVGCWAHARRKFTEALKALPAAQKDKPVAASVGLEYCNRLFAIERQLKDVSDKERYDKRLEKSKPLLDEFYIWLKKQKQQTLPKSTFGQAITYCLNQWDCLNSFLLDGRLEIDNNRAERSIKPFVIGRKNWLFTNTPRGARGSAIIYSVIETAKENNLKPYNYMFYLFEQLPNVDTGDQAAIDRLLPWSDTLPEECGMPQENITSSSS
- the istB gene encoding IS21-like element helper ATPase IstB, with amino-acid sequence MKELIKDYCKQLRWGNSIVQNYADIKADTHEEFLAKLLEIEVKGRELNRKNRCLRQAGFDVIKTFNGYSFDHIEIPASIPLDDLKTAALLKNRENLILYGPVGTGKTHMATAIGVEACNQGKKVGFYRTSTLVNELNDAQNAGNLGKMLKQLAKLDLLICDEWGYIPLDRQGAQLLFQVVADCYEKRSIIITTNLEFSKWNGIFYDEKLTSAIIDRLIHHSHLLVFGGQSYRLTHSTIRK